The Nitrosospira lacus genome window below encodes:
- the putA gene encoding trifunctional transcriptional regulator/proline dehydrogenase/L-glutamate gamma-semialdehyde dehydrogenase, translated as MTVALQSELRTPQPPLRAAITDAYRRDETQSINELMRQIDLPRASQYQARERARRLVATVRDKRARASGVDALMNEFSLSSQEGVALMCLAEALLRIPDSETADCLIRDKISRGDWSSHLGKSPSLFVNAAAWGLLITGRLVSTHSEDGLMSALAHLAAKGGEPLIRKAMDLAMRMLGQQFVAGETIHAALKHSHEHESRGYRYSYDMLGEAALTMAEADRYHASYEAAIHAIGRASAGRGIYAGPGISVKLSALHPRYMRAQRERVVAELLPRLKSLLLLAMRYDIGLDIDAEEADRLELSLDLLEALAFDPELAGWNGIGFVVQAYQKRCPFVTDWIVDLARRSSHRIMVRLVKGAYWDAEIKCAQVDGLEDYPVYTRKVHTDVAYLACAQKLLRAPDAVYPQFATHNAYTLSAVYQMAQDARVDDYEFQCLHGMGETLYDQVIGAHQLGKPCRIYAPVGSHETLLAYLVRRLLENGANSSFVNRILNENVSVDELIADPVAQVERGGSMPHPSIPLPRDLYGGGRRNSSGIDFSNEHAIAKLAAELTALEGTDWRAMPMLASGDHTDGERLPVSNPADGTDLVGTVIEANEGDIEAALAAAQAFVPEWQAVSPAFRAMLLECAGDVLETNRAALIGLAVREAGKTLPNALAEVREAVDFCRYYAQQVRSQFSNGGQPEALGPVTCISPWNFPLAIFIGQVSAALAAGNPVLAKPAEQTPLIAATAVRLLHQAGIPRAALQFLPGRGETVGARLTGDPRVRGVIFTGSTEVAQVIHRTLAKRSRNEEIPLIAETGGQNAMVVDSSALPAQVVQDILVSAFDSAGQRCSSLRVLCLQEDIADRVLEMLRGAMRELELGDPGRLATDVGPVIDTDAQRTLLDHIEKMRMAGHAVFQLPLPPVCANGIFVPPTLIEIGDISQLEREVFGPVLHVVRFARDRLDELVSCINATGYGLTLGVHSRIDETIDFVVAHAHAGNIYVNRNMVGAVVGVQPFGGEGKSGTGPKAGGPLYMHRLVRQASMLFVRMGAVRKKGEQGEARALRVLQALIGWARQTGRSAFAQRCANYAKRMPLAYRILLPGPTGESNTLVFAPRGEVVCVANDETALLEQIAATLATGNRVLFTDGPIPHMLVDRLPPTVREQLRIECDWMNEAFAAVLYAGPADDAYRLRCDLAARDGARVPLIATNGHDIPLYRLTTERVVSVNMTAAGGNASLMMLGA; from the coding sequence ATGACCGTCGCTCTCCAATCCGAACTCCGTACCCCGCAACCGCCGCTGCGCGCGGCAATCACCGATGCCTACCGGCGCGACGAGACGCAAAGTATTAACGAGCTGATGAGGCAGATCGACCTGCCGCGCGCGAGCCAATACCAGGCGCGGGAACGTGCACGCAGGCTGGTTGCCACGGTGCGTGATAAGCGCGCCCGCGCCAGCGGGGTTGACGCGTTGATGAACGAATTTTCGTTGTCCAGCCAGGAAGGTGTCGCGCTGATGTGCCTGGCCGAGGCACTTTTGCGTATTCCGGACTCCGAAACCGCCGATTGCCTGATACGTGACAAGATCAGCAGGGGCGACTGGAGCTCCCACCTTGGAAAGAGCCCGTCGCTGTTCGTGAATGCAGCCGCGTGGGGTCTGCTGATCACCGGCAGGCTGGTGTCGACCCATAGTGAAGATGGGTTGATGTCAGCGCTCGCGCATCTGGCCGCGAAAGGCGGGGAGCCGCTGATACGTAAGGCCATGGATCTTGCAATGCGCATGCTGGGCCAGCAGTTTGTGGCCGGTGAGACGATCCACGCGGCGCTCAAGCACAGCCACGAACACGAGTCGCGCGGCTATCGCTATTCGTACGATATGCTGGGCGAAGCCGCTCTCACCATGGCCGAAGCTGATCGCTATCATGCATCCTACGAGGCTGCAATCCATGCCATCGGCAGGGCGAGCGCCGGCCGCGGGATCTACGCGGGCCCGGGGATCTCGGTCAAGCTTTCCGCATTGCATCCGCGCTACATGCGTGCCCAGCGAGAGCGTGTAGTTGCCGAGCTGCTGCCGCGGTTGAAGTCGCTGCTGTTGCTGGCGATGCGCTATGACATCGGGCTGGATATCGATGCCGAGGAAGCTGACCGGCTCGAGCTCTCTCTCGATCTGCTGGAAGCGCTCGCGTTCGACCCGGAACTTGCCGGCTGGAACGGCATCGGCTTCGTCGTCCAGGCCTATCAGAAGCGTTGTCCGTTCGTGACCGATTGGATCGTCGACCTTGCGCGCCGCAGCAGCCATCGAATCATGGTCCGGCTGGTCAAGGGCGCGTATTGGGACGCGGAGATCAAATGTGCGCAGGTCGACGGGCTGGAAGATTATCCGGTCTATACGCGCAAGGTGCACACCGATGTTGCTTACCTTGCCTGCGCGCAGAAGTTGCTGCGCGCGCCGGACGCGGTGTACCCGCAGTTCGCGACGCATAATGCCTACACGCTGTCGGCGGTCTATCAGATGGCGCAGGATGCGCGGGTTGACGACTATGAATTTCAGTGCCTGCACGGGATGGGCGAGACATTGTACGATCAGGTGATCGGCGCGCACCAACTCGGCAAGCCATGCCGGATCTATGCACCGGTCGGCAGCCACGAGACATTGCTCGCCTATCTGGTGAGGCGCCTGCTTGAGAACGGAGCAAATTCGTCATTCGTCAACCGAATTCTCAACGAGAACGTGAGCGTGGACGAACTGATTGCCGATCCGGTCGCCCAGGTTGAGCGCGGGGGCTCAATGCCGCATCCGTCGATTCCGCTGCCGCGCGACCTGTACGGCGGAGGTCGCAGGAACTCATCCGGCATCGATTTCAGCAATGAGCACGCGATCGCCAAATTGGCCGCCGAGTTGACCGCGCTGGAAGGCACGGACTGGCGGGCCATGCCGATGCTCGCCAGTGGCGATCATACCGATGGTGAACGCCTGCCTGTTTCCAATCCTGCCGATGGCACCGATCTTGTCGGTACCGTGATCGAGGCCAACGAAGGCGACATCGAAGCGGCTCTTGCAGCCGCGCAGGCTTTTGTGCCCGAATGGCAGGCAGTGTCACCGGCGTTCCGGGCCATGCTGCTCGAATGCGCGGGCGACGTACTTGAGACGAACCGCGCGGCACTCATCGGGCTCGCAGTGCGCGAAGCCGGCAAGACATTGCCGAACGCGCTCGCAGAGGTGCGCGAGGCAGTTGATTTCTGCCGTTATTATGCGCAGCAGGTGCGCAGCCAGTTCTCAAATGGTGGCCAGCCCGAGGCGCTCGGGCCGGTGACTTGCATCAGCCCATGGAATTTTCCGCTTGCGATCTTCATTGGGCAGGTAAGCGCCGCACTCGCCGCCGGCAATCCGGTCCTCGCGAAGCCGGCCGAGCAGACGCCGCTGATCGCAGCCACCGCAGTGAGATTATTGCATCAGGCTGGTATTCCGCGCGCGGCGCTGCAGTTCCTGCCCGGCCGCGGCGAGACGGTTGGGGCGCGGCTTACCGGCGACCCGCGCGTGCGCGGCGTGATCTTCACCGGCTCGACTGAGGTCGCGCAGGTCATCCACCGTACGCTTGCCAAGCGTTCGCGGAACGAGGAGATTCCGCTGATTGCAGAGACTGGCGGCCAGAACGCCATGGTAGTCGATTCATCCGCGCTGCCCGCACAGGTGGTGCAGGACATACTGGTATCCGCGTTCGACAGCGCCGGACAGCGCTGCTCGTCGCTACGAGTATTGTGCCTGCAGGAAGATATTGCCGACCGTGTCCTGGAGATGCTGAGGGGTGCGATGCGGGAGCTTGAGCTCGGCGATCCTGGGCGGCTGGCCACCGATGTCGGCCCGGTAATCGACACCGATGCGCAGCGTACGCTGCTCGATCATATCGAGAAGATGCGCATGGCCGGTCACGCGGTGTTCCAGCTGCCGCTGCCGCCGGTTTGTGCGAATGGCATATTTGTTCCGCCGACTCTGATCGAGATCGGTGACATCAGCCAGCTGGAGCGCGAGGTATTCGGTCCCGTCCTGCATGTCGTGCGCTTCGCGCGCGACCGGCTGGACGAACTGGTCAGTTGCATCAACGCGACCGGCTATGGGCTCACGTTGGGCGTACACAGCCGGATAGATGAGACCATCGATTTCGTTGTTGCCCATGCACATGCCGGCAACATCTACGTGAACCGCAACATGGTCGGTGCGGTGGTGGGCGTCCAGCCGTTCGGCGGCGAGGGCAAGTCCGGCACCGGGCCCAAGGCTGGCGGACCGCTATACATGCACCGCCTGGTGCGGCAGGCATCAATGTTGTTTGTGCGCATGGGCGCTGTCCGCAAAAAAGGCGAACAGGGTGAAGCGCGCGCGCTCAGGGTACTGCAAGCCCTTATCGGCTGGGCGCGCCAGACTGGCCGCTCCGCATTCGCCCAACGCTGCGCCAACTATGCAAAACGCATGCCGCTGGCGTATCGTATCCTGCTGCCGGGGCCGACGGGGGAGAGCAATACGCTCGTGTTTGCGCCACGTGGCGAGGTCGTCTGCGTTGCAAACGACGAAACCGCGCTGCTTGAACAGATTGCCGCCACGCTTGCTACAGGCAACCGCGTGTTGTTCACTGATGGGCCGATACCGCATATGCTGGTCGATAGGCTGCCCCCAACGGTACGCGAACAGTTGCGGATTGAATGCGACTGGATGAACGAGGCATTCGCCGCGGTGCTCTACGCGGGGCCGGCGGACGACGCGTATCGGCTGCGCTGCGACCTTGCAGCGCGTGACGGCGCAAGAGTGCCACTGATCGCAACCAACGGGCACGATATTCCGCTATACCGGCTGACCACCGAGAGAGTGGTGAGCGTGAATATGACAGCTGCCGGTGGTAATGCGAGCCTCATGATGCTTGGCGCTTGA
- a CDS encoding EndoU domain-containing protein translates to MYNARMTILLAYLLALLLFPLYALAAVDCATLPHWITLDNGLQMNQKHVFCGEWANSRPKGFHSRPGGVNPATVRNFTVQDSPNSAGIYTGRWSHNNNPDRSKFSSMFPDSCSTRQVLNSISYASAHPDRSCPEGSPGWVKCGKNRPTHVTEEELSGYCSNKEEFFLIGFAAPGNNKINTAFPIRQ, encoded by the coding sequence ATGTATAACGCGCGAATGACAATTCTTCTTGCATACCTCTTGGCGCTCCTTTTATTCCCGCTTTATGCGCTTGCTGCCGTGGACTGTGCAACGCTACCCCACTGGATTACCCTTGACAATGGTTTGCAAATGAATCAGAAGCATGTTTTTTGCGGGGAATGGGCAAATAGCCGTCCCAAAGGTTTTCATTCGCGTCCCGGCGGCGTGAATCCTGCGACGGTCAGGAATTTTACGGTACAAGATTCGCCCAATTCAGCGGGAATATATACCGGCAGATGGTCACATAATAATAATCCCGATCGAAGCAAATTTTCTTCCATGTTTCCCGACAGCTGTTCAACCAGGCAGGTTCTCAATTCCATTTCCTATGCATCGGCGCATCCGGATCGCAGTTGCCCGGAAGGCTCCCCAGGCTGGGTGAAATGCGGCAAAAACCGGCCAACCCATGTTACGGAGGAGGAGCTGTCAGGTTATTGCAGTAACAAAGAAGAGTTTTTTCTGATTGGCTTTGCCGCGCCGGGAAACAATAAAATCAACACAGCATTTCCCATACGCCAATGA
- a CDS encoding YpsA SLOG family protein, with the protein MSQKIISGGQTGADRAALDWALVMHAPLVGRSTLRTFLLVGMIR; encoded by the coding sequence GTGTCTCAGAAAATCATATCAGGCGGGCAGACTGGAGCTGACCGCGCGGCACTGGATTGGGCCCTGGTGATGCACGCCCCCCTTGTCGGGCGTAGCACGTTACGCACTTTCTTGCTGGTCGGCATGATCAGGTAG
- a CDS encoding carbohydrate porin, whose amino-acid sequence MRLQNLGATVFLKILLLCSMLFTVMQARAGVVEPEPRAQDQFDFMNVLAKKGLHDLKDERWNAYGQFTYISSWKGAFPASYTNLNGSIGSLLPGSERSFTGTATLYLGFKTWHGGEVYFVPEMISMRPLSDLKGLGGAIQNFELQKGGSETPIYYRSRLFFKQTWGFGGDRIQLDSDPMQLGTIVDSRRLVVRVGNFSIIDFFDKNSYSGDLRRQFLNMAFLTYAAYDFAADARGYTWGLVGEYFHDNWALRFGHIASPINPNQLPIDTRIFTYYGQQVEFEHKHLLYGRPGSVRVLAYRNHENMGKFSDAVAAFQSDPNRNATTCTGFNYGSGNAGAPDLCWARKPNDKMGIGINLEQQVLDDVGLFFRGMYSDGRTEVFSYTSTDRSISLGALANGSRWGRKRDLLGMGFAAGWISSQHARYLNMGGVDGFVGDGRIKRGAEHVVDIFYSINLLRSLWVTADYQHITNPGFNADRGPVNVYGMRVHAEF is encoded by the coding sequence ATGAGGTTGCAGAACCTCGGAGCAACGGTGTTTTTAAAGATACTTCTTCTTTGTTCCATGTTATTCACCGTGATGCAGGCACGAGCCGGCGTTGTCGAACCGGAGCCCCGCGCTCAGGACCAATTCGATTTCATGAACGTACTGGCGAAAAAAGGACTGCATGATCTAAAGGACGAGCGCTGGAACGCCTATGGCCAGTTCACTTATATATCCAGCTGGAAAGGGGCATTCCCGGCTTCGTATACCAATCTGAATGGAAGCATCGGTTCCCTGTTGCCGGGAAGCGAGAGAAGCTTTACCGGAACCGCTACGCTGTATCTGGGGTTCAAGACATGGCATGGCGGAGAAGTTTATTTTGTGCCGGAGATGATTTCCATGCGGCCTTTATCCGATTTGAAGGGTTTGGGTGGAGCGATACAAAACTTCGAGCTGCAAAAAGGTGGGTCTGAAACCCCCATCTATTACCGGTCCAGATTATTTTTCAAGCAGACCTGGGGATTTGGCGGGGATCGCATACAACTCGACTCCGATCCGATGCAACTTGGCACAATCGTGGACAGTAGACGCCTCGTTGTCAGGGTTGGTAATTTCAGTATTATCGATTTTTTCGACAAGAATTCGTACTCCGGCGATCTCCGCAGGCAATTTTTAAACATGGCCTTTCTGACCTATGCTGCTTACGATTTTGCCGCGGATGCCCGAGGTTATACCTGGGGTCTGGTAGGCGAATACTTTCATGACAATTGGGCGCTTCGTTTCGGTCATATCGCTTCTCCCATCAACCCTAACCAGCTTCCCATCGACACGAGGATATTTACTTATTATGGACAACAGGTTGAGTTTGAGCATAAGCATCTGCTATATGGTCGGCCTGGTTCCGTAAGAGTATTGGCTTACAGGAATCATGAAAACATGGGTAAGTTCAGTGACGCTGTTGCCGCCTTCCAATCCGATCCTAATAGAAATGCCACAACCTGCACCGGTTTTAATTATGGATCAGGAAACGCGGGAGCTCCGGATTTATGCTGGGCACGCAAACCCAATGACAAAATGGGTATTGGGATCAATCTTGAGCAGCAGGTGTTGGATGATGTTGGCTTATTCTTCCGGGGGATGTATAGCGATGGCAGAACCGAAGTGTTTTCCTACACCTCCACCGACAGATCGATCTCATTGGGTGCCTTGGCCAATGGCTCCCGTTGGGGACGGAAAAGAGATTTACTTGGAATGGGATTTGCTGCGGGCTGGATCTCGAGTCAACATGCCAGGTACTTGAATATGGGCGGTGTGGATGGATTTGTTGGTGATGGCCGGATTAAGAGGGGTGCTGAACACGTAGTGGATATTTTTTACAGCATCAATCTATTGAGATCCCTCTGGGTCACGGCCGATTATCAGCATATTACCAACCCCGGCTTCAATGCAGATCGTGGCCCGGTGAATGTTTATGGGATGAGAGTTCATGCCGAGTTTTAG
- a CDS encoding tyrosinase family protein gives MGIRKNQSSLTASEKAAFVAAVKALKANGDYDIFVAQHRAAFMASPNDPAHRGPAFLPWHREYLRRFELALQQIDPGVSIPYWDWTVDRTAGASLWAPDFMGGNGTGASRRVTTGPFAFSTGEWTLTVRDPGDTVTFLSRAFGAMGALPTQQGVSATLNVVPYDSAPWNSNSSTNTSFRNRLEAVIHNPGHMWVGGSMMAMSSPNDPVFWLHHCNIDRLWAEWQRENPAAIYLPPSGTPNVVAGHGRDDPMPPWDNEASPPTPRSVLDHHALGYTYDDEEVVSPEVVPLTVGAPATSAAIGQAGEIDIYSFVVTTPGTHVIGTQGSTDVVTALYGPNDMAAIITEDDDSGPGANSRIERNLSAGTYYVRVRHYSGSSVGSYSISVSGSAAEPAIPSIQVNGPAVQGTIASANERDMYTFTVINSGTHTIETAGSTDCFLTLFGPGNPATFITQDDDSGPGTNSRIAVSLASGVYYVQVRHYSPTGTGPYSISVRT, from the coding sequence ATGGGAATCCGAAAAAATCAGTCCAGCCTGACAGCTTCCGAGAAAGCGGCATTCGTCGCAGCGGTGAAAGCCTTGAAGGCAAACGGCGACTACGACATATTCGTTGCTCAACATCGTGCTGCCTTCATGGCCAGCCCCAATGACCCTGCGCACCGGGGCCCGGCCTTTCTGCCGTGGCACCGGGAGTATCTTCGCCGGTTCGAGCTTGCCCTCCAGCAGATCGACCCGGGTGTTTCCATACCCTACTGGGACTGGACAGTCGACAGGACGGCTGGAGCCTCGCTTTGGGCCCCGGATTTCATGGGGGGCAATGGAACGGGTGCCAGCCGGCGGGTGACCACCGGTCCCTTTGCTTTTTCGACCGGGGAATGGACTCTTACAGTCCGCGATCCCGGCGATACAGTCACTTTCCTTAGCCGCGCGTTCGGCGCGATGGGAGCCCTGCCGACCCAGCAGGGTGTCAGTGCCACCCTGAATGTGGTGCCCTATGATTCCGCACCATGGAACTCCAATAGCAGCACCAACACAAGTTTCCGGAATCGACTGGAGGCGGTTATTCATAATCCGGGCCACATGTGGGTTGGCGGCTCGATGATGGCCATGTCGTCTCCCAATGACCCCGTGTTCTGGTTGCATCATTGCAATATCGACCGGCTATGGGCGGAATGGCAAAGGGAAAATCCTGCGGCAATTTATTTGCCACCCAGCGGTACTCCCAATGTGGTGGCGGGCCATGGCCGGGATGATCCGATGCCGCCATGGGACAATGAAGCGTCGCCGCCTACCCCTCGAAGCGTTCTCGATCATCATGCGCTCGGTTACACATATGACGATGAAGAGGTAGTATCTCCGGAGGTCGTGCCCCTTACCGTTGGCGCGCCGGCTACATCGGCCGCAATAGGGCAGGCGGGCGAAATTGATATATACAGTTTCGTCGTGACTACACCCGGAACCCATGTCATCGGGACTCAGGGTTCAACCGACGTGGTGACGGCCCTGTATGGCCCCAACGACATGGCGGCAATCATTACTGAGGATGACGACAGCGGGCCGGGCGCGAATTCGCGGATTGAGAGAAATTTGTCGGCGGGTACTTATTATGTGCGGGTGCGGCACTACAGCGGCTCATCAGTCGGGAGCTATAGTATCTCGGTAAGCGGATCCGCAGCCGAGCCCGCTATCCCGAGCATCCAGGTGAACGGTCCGGCAGTGCAGGGAACGATCGCTTCTGCGAATGAGAGGGATATGTATACATTCACCGTCATCAATTCCGGCACCCATACAATCGAGACCGCAGGCAGCACCGACTGTTTCCTTACATTATTTGGCCCCGGCAACCCGGCCACATTCATCACCCAGGATGATGATAGCGGTCCCGGAACCAATTCGAGGATTGCCGTCAGCCTCGCATCCGGTGTTTATTATGTCCAGGTCAGGCACTACAGCCCGACCGGCACGGGCCCCTACAGCATTTCGGTTAGAACCTGA
- a CDS encoding tyrosinase family oxidase copper chaperone: MAEQREIYKGREVILRTGAEASTARATAGIGEDEAGADGSELYIDGERIFTVRDAGGAYIASGFAFDPQPTPADLARKIIDYRQTGE; the protein is encoded by the coding sequence ATGGCGGAGCAACGTGAAATCTATAAGGGCCGGGAGGTTATCCTTCGAACCGGAGCAGAAGCTTCTACCGCGAGAGCCACCGCAGGGATCGGTGAAGACGAAGCCGGTGCGGACGGGTCCGAGCTGTATATTGATGGGGAGCGAATCTTCACCGTGCGCGATGCGGGCGGAGCATATATTGCGTCCGGCTTCGCCTTCGACCCCCAACCCACGCCCGCCGATTTAGCCAGGAAGATTATCGACTACAGGCAGACGGGGGAATAA